The Callospermophilus lateralis isolate mCalLat2 chromosome 4, mCalLat2.hap1, whole genome shotgun sequence genomic interval CTTACCTATGAAAGAAAGTGGTCAGAGATTGATTTGAAACATTCAGCACAGCATGTAAGGAAATGAGTGACTGtgtaaagtctgtgtgatacaatTTGTAACTTCACTAAATAAAGGTCACAATTATTAGCCATGGCACTCGAGAGATTGCTCAGTTTTAACATGCGAGTCAGAACAGTTTCCCTGAGTATTTTTTGACCTTTTGTCTTTTTCTGCTCAGGTCATTCCTTGTCGTCCCGACTTTGCTCTGTGGCTTGGGCTCTGTCTTCTGTGAACTGCCCTCTCCAGGCCTCCAGCTCTGGGGTTTCAGTGAACGTGGGCGTCAGTGGGGAGGTGGTTGTGGGGAGAGGCAGAACTCAGGGCACGTCGCCCCCACTCTCTTTTGCCCTCAGGCTCCTCCATTTCCCAGAGAAACTGcttctgccccccaccccccagccagGACTTGTTCCTGTCTCCCGTCTCCTCCTGGGTTCCTCCAGCCACAGGCAGTGGGGACTCCAGTCGTGGCTGTCCTCTGCACGCTCACCTGTCCAGGCCTCATCTTCAGCTGTGCGTGTCCCTTCTGTGGAACTAACTGGGGGGGACTCTTCTCATGCCTGGGTGTCACCAGTCCACAGTCAGGTCTCTTACTTGGAGGAACTGGTCTTTAGAACACATCTGAAGTGCAGCTGTTTTGAGCCATTTGCACAGGAGTCACCTGCAGAACGAGGCAGGTGGGAATTGCCTTAAGACTCTATAGCTCCGGAGCCACAAGGCTCACAGTGCTCTATGAGCCATCCCTGTACCCCCTGTGCATgcccacattgttttttgaaatggtcacccattctctctccttccctcagggtcgagcaatttcacttacctccgagCTTCAGATGttcccaaatgccgcagtctggctgggcacaaatcacgagccactgaagcaggaacaaactttatttctgaactccaccagcacactccacacacactcccGGGAACTCCCCCGAACGCCAcgcagctcctccaggaaccaccaaccagaaattcctcctctggaaatccctcttcccgcacttccccaaccaatgggaactctctggaaTCCCCataagaactccaaagtagtgggagaactccaaagtagcaggcaaggttgacagtaaaggtctaatatacaaccgaaacaatccagcatcatcttaatggcttgcctctcaaccaatactattggcaaaatgccaggggccattctgactccgctgtggctctcagcacatGTATATCTGTATTTAATGTACTTCTCTTCACAATAGCCATGATACGGAATCAGCCTTGGTGCCTatcaagagaaaaatagaggggtGGGGTGGTAGTCCAGTGGTAGAGggcctgcctagcacatgtgaggcactgggttctgtcctcagcaccacataaaaacaaataagtaaaataaacatactaaagagagagagagagagagagagagagagagagagagagagagagatatgaatgGAGAAAGAGACTATCCctacatatatatacaatggagtattccCCAGCCATAAAGAATAAGGAAAGTGAATGGAACTAGAAGATGGCATGTTAATCAAATGAGCCAGACAGAAAGACAAGTgtcatgtgttttctctcatacttgaaaattaaacaataatgaaagaaaaataaatgaaaaatgatcATAAAGAAGAGGAGTGGTAAGGCCCTGGGAAGTGGGGTGGGGCAGGAGAGAAAGGGGATGGGAGGGGCAGAAGTAAGGGGATGGGATTCCCATCGCAAGGTATGTGCAGATATGGAGGTGAACCCCACATTTCTTCACTGGATACATGCTAATAATTGTAATAAAGTTAACatgtaaaaaataagaaaagtaagTCATATGTAGACTcttaaaatgagaagaaaatgagTTGGGTCTTATGGAATAACTGGTGGTCCTCCAGATGGGGGTTGAAGGAAATGTGGGAGAAGTCTAGACAGAGTCACAGAATAGAGTATTCCAGACAAGGTTCCTTCTTACACTCTCATAATGTGACTAGGCAAAGTCTGACCTGTCCTCCCACACGCTACTCACTGGAGCATGAAAACAGTGTGTTCCTAATGAGCATTTTAGACCAAGGCTGACTTAAAGCCAGTTCAGAGCAGTAGAGTGAATCTTTGCCAACTTCCCTTGACTGAAGAGCTGGACTCCAGCGACTGCACCTCCCTCTTCATCTCTCCACAGGTGTCTGAAGCCATGAGAACATTTTCCTTAATTTTTGCTGGCCTCATTCTTGTTGCTCAAATTTTCCCAGGTAAGAGGGAAGTGCTTAGAGAGGCAGAATTGGCAACTGGTTCAGGATCTGTCTTTGGAGAAGAAAGGTCTGCTTTTTACAAAAGTGCCTCATTCATTCTTGTGTCCTATAAAGGTCCCAGGCCAAACTAGTCCCTGGGATTCTGTCCTGTGCTCAGAAATAGAGCCAAGGGACCCACTGACCCAGATCGTCTCCCACCAGGAGTTATCTCATTTGTTTCCCTAAAACCTTTAACAAGGGGTTTGGGCTTCTTTTTACTTTTACATCTCTTTCCGAGTTTGTAGCCTTCAACTGATCCTCAGCACAGGCCACAGTGATTGCTTAATATAAGAGGAAGTCCCAGAGGTACCCTCCAAACACATTGTTAATTCAGGAAAATAAAGCCTTTGTAGTCTAAGCTAAGTTAATAGCTTGTAGCTGGCAGTTTTCTGTGTTTCCTTAGTTGGCCCAATTCTCCTGTCCTTAGATTATTTCAGACATTCTTTCAGTCTCACATAGTGATTAAAAATGTATCATTAAATCCACAAACATCTTGATTCACTTGCTCTTGAGCCTTCGGTTCTTCTAAAGGATCGTTCTTGAAAGCAGGTAGGGTGAGACCAAAGGGCAGCCAGGAGCAACGTCCTCATGCCAGGTTCTCACTTGCAGAATCAGCCCCTTAGTTTCTGCTCCCAGCCTCTCTCCACAGATGTCAGAAGGTGGATTCCAGCCAGGAAAATACGTTTTAAACTGTTCTCTCCACCCACAACCAGGACTCCACATTAGTCACGTCAGTATGTAGAAGGAGATTCTTAAGAGCTTGCTATCTCCAGAGCTGAGCCCGGGCGTGCTTGAATCCCAACAACAAGCACAACGGGGGCCCAAATTATGACTCTACGACCACAACAACTGTGAAGAGTCTCAGAGATGAGCATGCATCTAATGGTCAGATAAGGGGACAGAGATCAGGAGTTTCAGCTCCTCAAGGTTAAACCACCATTTCAATCCCCATCAGCTGTTTGAATTCTGTACTTCAGTTTCCTCTCTATAAGTGGAAGTGATAATAGGATTTCTTTTAATATTAAGGAATTTGCTACATTGATTACAGGATGACTTGTTATAATaaggaaacttaaaaatagagtGACTAACAAAACATGGAAATCTGTCTTATTTTTATACAAAAGTCCAAAAAGCCCAAAAATTCAACTAGGTTGGGCTGGAGGCTCTCCATCAAGTTATGCTGAGATTAGGCTGAAGTTCAACCTCGACATCCTAACCATGCCACTGTTTGATCAAGTTCAAAAGACGCTCTAAAAGGCGAGCATGAACTCTCAGTAGAGACATCGAGGGACAAGTTTAAACAGGGGCAGTGCTTGTCATTCCCCTCCTCCTTCTTTGGGCCCAACTTAATAACATGGCCATATTGACAAATGAAGCTCTAAGCTGACGTTCTAAGCTCAGTATCTCAGTGTCCAGCAAAACCCAAAGATTCTGTTACTGAACACCTGACTGGGAAGGTGACTGCTTGGGGACAATCTCTATATTCACTTAACTGCTTGAACAGGGCCAGGAACACACCCTGTGCTGTTACAGCTGGCAATTACTATTGCTTTATTGTCCCTATTGttactttttcttattctctgccCCAATTCAGGGTTTGAACACCTCATACATATGTCATGTTAATCGTCTGTTCAGATGTTTGTATCCTCAGTTGCACATTGAACTATTTAAAATAGTCCACTTTGAGCAGATTGACATTGGTCTCAACCCTAACTTGGGCACTACCAACATGGTCATATTTTATGTACATTGTGGTTAATATGTAACCTTTCCCCTTGATTTACTCTTTCTAAGAATCAGCATTACTTTCGAGAGTAACTGCCAATTCATTCAACCTTTCTCCTGAGTGTTCAtattcccatttttaaaaaaatcattcaaaaataaattgtattcttTTCTACTAAATTCCTATTTTGGATGAACTCTTTTGCCTATCCTCTCTAAATATGGGTGCCAGAATTAACTGCAAGTTtctagtcctgttctttgcaggaCAGAGTGAGAAAGACTAGCACCATGTTTCTTTTATCTTTAAAGCTATGAAACTGTAAGATCACATGACAAGGCACATTAGGGTCTATCAGTAAGCTGCTGATTCTGCAAATAGTACAGTCTGCCTTTCCCCCTGTATCAGACACTATTAATTGGAGATATTAAAATAACTTGTTGGGAATAATTGTTTAttggaattagaaaaaaaaagactttttgttTCTGGGTAAGCTATGCATAATCTTGGCAGAGGGAACATTTTTTGTCCTTCCTAATTGAATATCTAATAAGGACATTGCATGTACTGCCCCAGGGCTCTGAGCTCAGGCATGGGTGTTCAGGTAACAGCCAATTTTTCAAACTTTAGATTCATACTCTATCTCTAGGAGACTTTGTAATCAAGAATTCTGAATTTGGCTTAGTGACAATTTTTCCTTCCAGTCAATAAGTATAGATAATTGAAGACTAACTGCTTTCTTCACTTAGCTGGGGGAGCATTTCGTAGAAGAAAACTCTGTGCAAAACTGAACGGTCGCTGTGAAGCGGAATGCCTTTCCTTTGAAGTAAAGATTGGGGGCTGTAGAGCTGAattaacacctctttgctgcaaaaagaaacagaaacattaaaagctaagcaccagctacaaaaattaaaaaggggaagATACACTGGAAGGAGCtgtgatatcagtgtgagcaaacCTCTTGGGATCTTCTCTTTGACCTCCGAGATTTGGATAATCTGGAGTTCTGTCAGTCAACCCCAGGGCCGAACACGCCCCAGGCACACTGTGGACTGATCCCAAAGACAGAACTTGGAAGACTCAACAGAGGAGGTCTGGACACTTTATCCCTCACTTCCTCCTTAGTGGCTGCGTGCCAGGATACAAGGGAGGGCAGCACCATGCCTAGAGCCGGGGATACATAGATAGGAACTGCAGTTGCTTTGGGACTGGTCAGCTTTCCCACTCCTCTAACTCTCCTCCCTGAAGAGTGACAGTGGGACTGCACAGCTAGTACCCCTACACTATGGTTGCTACCCAAGGACCTGTCTCCTAGGTTGCTTGTCTCTGAAAGTTGCCAGGAATTGACCCTCACTTGTCCCCCTGGACCATGCAAACACAGAGGTGATTATAAAGGGGCCTGCCAGCACTCCCTGTGCCTCTCTCCACTGGCTCAGAACAGAGTGAAGAGGCCGTGAGGTTCAGCTCCTCACCTCTCCCTGGAGAGGGTCAGACTGCACACCTAATGTCCCAACTCTGCCAGCTACTGGCCAAGTGTCTGGCTTCTATCTATCCTGTACCTGGGACAGGCAATCATTAGTTCTCTGGGATCTTGGATGGGTATGTGGGTGCTTCTGGTGGCTTCTTCCCCCAGCTTGCTCCAGCAATAAAACCAAGACTGTGGCTTCTTTCTGGGTGGAGTTAGACCAAATGTCTCGTGCTCCAGCTTTTCCAGCTACTGCCTGGAGCCCTGGCTTCTAACCCAACTGTCTCTGGGAGTTAATGGGCCTGGCAGTCACGAGTCCTCTGTGAGCTGAATGGGGGGGGGCAATCATCTCACTTCTTCCCTGTACTCACACTTTTAATAAAAACCAAGCCTCCATGTTCTCCTAAGGAGGTGGACCACCCATCTAGCCCCTCAACTTTCCTGGTTGCTACTTGAGAGATGGGCCTCAACCCACTTGTCCCTGAGTTCTGATGTAGTGTCCCCCTGGAATTCACTAGGTCCACGGGGACACTACAGCAAAGTTCAAAAGAGCACCCATCCTGACAGGTCTGCAGGAGGTTGCATTACTCCTCTCCTTGGCTCTGGGCACCGCAAGGGGGCGATTAACTTCAGCTGCCAGCTTCCCCTGAGCAGAGAGGAAACTTGGCCCTCACCCAGTACCCCAATTTTTTCAACTGCTACTTAATGAACaagttcccctatgggcaggaggGTCTTGTGTGCAGCCAGAAAGCAAGAGAGCAGGGAGGGATCAGGTTATTCTTTTATAACAACCTGGCTCACAGGAACTCACTCTGTCCCATAAACTCCATCCATCCTTCCCAAGGGTGGTCCCTTATGACCGCATCATCTCTTAATGGCCCCTCCACAGCAGTACCATTATATTGTGGGCCAGATATCCAGCATGGGAACTTTGAGGGAGGTACTCAAAGGAGTTTCAAACTATAGGAGATGGCAGCAACTGGGGGTGTGACAGTTTTGAAAGCCCCAGCAAACTCTCCTCAGGAAAATGAGACTGAGAAGACCACAGGGTaagaattgccgcagtctggctgggcacaaaataaccgagctgcCACACAGCCTTGTATGTTCagaacaggaactcctttattctctgcACTCTGGCGAACACCACGCTCGCAGCCTTCTCTAGGAACACACCACACCCCAACGGGAATCCATCCTCTGAAAATggctcctccggcacttccccaaccaatgggaactctccgggaatcccctggagaactccaaagtagcaggccaaggcggacagcaggggtctaatatgcaattgaatacacagcttaacattaccatcatcatctcaatggattgctggcatcacctctcaaccactctgttctggcaaaaatgccaggcatcattctgactcagctatggctctcagcatctccccccttctgtttaattaaacaccaaacatgtggcttagggaccgtgcctgttaggctgtccaatactacatatagcCCTTACCCGACATTGGATGagatgacctcaaggcgtcagcctcctgtcttaggttggtaccactgcaattggatcttacctgtcactgactactggtccagcatacagccatacttgtggataggcctatgcaccagtgggggggtgaggttctttgctcacctctgttggccccccaaattttagaccatcactagcagaagggaggaggatacagaaatgccaagctactaagccaattgatggctcctttggaaaaattgtaccaccggtgacaccattagcaaagatactccagtattatcactatttgctgcaccaacagatagttcacactgtatacaagtgatacatactcCAGGCAAGttgtgcaagcagttcaaagcggaggaatctatcaatatgtccatttcctcccactgtaagttgactccttgattgagcattacttgttgagttattattcattgatacatcagtttatacagtttactgtgatagctatcgaagaagctgtagtttggttttatctttgtcttcactggcactgggatgaagataggaattctggcaatgatggctaaaaaaataatatgtaacattccaacaggtactaagaaaacaattttctgaacaatttacattatcctgaacagaattattaaatataatgaaaaggaaagatgaaagtaaacaaacagatctgttaacctccttatttgttcacatattaaaacaatcctcaatagCTGTTTACCCAacttaaattaatccatttaaatcacatgaataataaaaacatttggatccattttttcatgagcgctcctcatatgtgatctatggacatatgcacatacagacatacaacacaaaacacaagtgtgcacacataacatacaacacataagacaatagtaaaggccttgtagctttacacaggtgaaatctcctttgcaatgtttaaaaactccacagtcaaaaaataaaactggtcagaaaaacagtaacctaggtcttaatgagctcaaaaaataaaatagaactttaagatgtgggaaaaggcaataataaaatagatattgaaaaaggcatcctggttaccacctggtTTTGACTCTTTTTTGGGtatcccat includes:
- the LOC143396389 gene encoding beta-defensin 13-like, producing the protein MRTFSLIFAGLILVAQIFPAGGAFRRRKLCAKLNGRCEAECLSFEVKIGGCRAELTPLCCKKKQKH